A single genomic interval of Pieris brassicae chromosome 14, ilPieBrab1.1, whole genome shotgun sequence harbors:
- the LOC123718060 gene encoding phenoloxidase-activating factor 2-like yields the protein MRYILFLFFFPLIYCNSVDDLRRKSIRDVSNGPQTNKNRLRGPNLTPTRLLNKPSVPKTPNLQPSEKVGKSCVTKNNFNGECVSYYLCDENSTIIDDGTDLLDLRDGSRSCSHYLEVCCELGNIQDSEDNTASVDVSNENTFESAPTVPNPTTLDIQTPVIHPVLQHPLTNVTIPNNPLAKPSILSSPDANESQISRSECGWSNIEMSPYKPKNPDFRPTDITSAFYGEYPFVVAVMLRGDSDVWSSKYYVGGGALIHHRVVITTAHRIEKLQAEQLKCRAGEYDVQTVKEQYPHQERNVNKVIIHENYYRTSLYNDIALLFLDTEFTAAANIGIACLASVFPSVEDCYSMGWGRDVPIERRGNFVKVLKKVPLPLVSAKECQNMLRTNSRLGPFFELHNSLTCAGGLSMVDTCTGDGGSPLVCAVKTTGIEKRYVVTGLVAYGLGCGKEGIPGVYVNIPHLFSWVTNQLDREHVEKKFVL from the exons ATGAG GTATATACTGTTCCTTTTCTTCTTTCCTCTGATTTACTGCAATTCAGTAGATGATTTGAGACGTAAATCGATAAGAGATGTTAGTAATGGCCcgcaaacaaataaaaacaggcTGAGAGGACCTAACTTGACACCAACTAGGTTACTTAATAAGCCATCTGTTCCAAAGACACCCAACCTACAACCGAGTGAAA AAGTGGGCAAGAGTTGTGtgacaaaaaacaatttcaatggAGAATGTGTGTCGTATTATCTGTGTGATGAAAACAGCACAATAATTGACGACGGAACTGACCTTCTTGACTTGAG AGACGGCAGCAGAAGCTGCAGTCACTATTTAGAAGTTTGCTGTGAACTGGGTAATATACAAGACAGTGAAGATAACACAGCCTCCGTAGATGTCTCTAACGAAAATACTTTCGAAAGTGCTCCTACTGTACCAAACCCAACTACTCTCGACATACAAACTCCAGTAATCCACCCAGTTTTGCAGCATCCCCTCACCAACGTCACAATACCGAACAATCCTTTAGCTAAACCATCCATCTTATCCAGTCCTGATGCGAATGAGAGTCAAA TATCTAGATCTGAATGTGGCTGGAGTAATATAGAAATGAGCCCATACAAACCGAAGAATCCCGATTTTCGACCCACTGACATTACCAGTGCATTTTATGGCGAATATCCTTTCGTGGTCGCTGTTATGTT AAGGGGCGATAGTGACGTTTGGTCGTCAAAGTATTACGTCGGCGGCGGCGCTTTGATACACCATAGAGTCGTTATAACAACCGCTCATCGTATTGAAAAGCTACAAGCCGAACAG TTGAAATGCCGCGCTGGCGAATATGACGTGCAAACAGTAAAAGAACAATATCCCCACCAAGAGAGGAATgtcaataaagttattatacaCGAAAATTACTACAGaa CTTCTCTATACAACGACATTGCTCTATTGTTTTTGGACACTGAATTCACAGCAGCGGCAAATATTGGTATAGCCTGCTTGGCATCCGTCTTTCCCTCAGTAGAGGATTGCTACTCTATGGGCTGGGGACGAGACGTGCCGATCGAAAGACGGGGAAATTTCGTTAAGGTGCTGAAAAAG GTCCCACTTCCTCTTGTAAGCGCAAAAGAATGTCAAAATATGCTAAGGACGAATTCTCGTCTTGGTCCATTCTTTGAACTCCACAACTCGCTGACTTGCGCCGGCGGTCTAAGTATGGTCGACACCTGCACAGGTGACGGTGGCTCCCCACTAGTTTGTGCTGTGaaa acaACAGGTATTGAAAAACGATATGTTGTGACCGGTCTGGTGGCCTACGGACTCGGGTGTGGCAAGGAAGGTATACCTGGAGTCTACGTGAACATCCCACACTTGTTCAGCTGGGTGACAAACCAGCTCGATCGGGAACACGTTGAgaagaaatttgttttataa
- the LOC123718059 gene encoding phenoloxidase-activating factor 2-like isoform X3: MRYILFLFFFPLIYCNSVDALRRKSIRDVSNGPQTNKNTRRGPNLTPTRLLNKPSVPKTPNLQPSEKVGRSCVTHNNVNGECVSYYLCDENSTIIDDGTDLLDLRDGSRSCSHYLEVCCELGNIQDSGDNTASVDISNENTFESTPTVPNPTTPTIQTPVIHPVLQHPLTNVTIPNNPLAKPSILSSPDANESQISRSECGWSNIEMSPYKPKNPDFRPTDITSAFYGEYPFVVAVMLRGDSDVWSSKYYVGGGALIHHRVVLTTAHFIEKLQAEQLKCRAGEYDVQTVKEQYPHQERNVNKVIIHENYYRTSLYNDIALLFLDTEFTAAANIGIACLASVFPSVEDCYSMGWGRDVPIERRGNFVKVLKKVPLPLVSAKECQNMLRTNSRLGPFFELHNSLTCAGGLSMVDTCTGDGGSPLVCAVKTTGIEKRYVVTGLVAYGLGCGKEGIPGVYVNIPHLFSWVTNQLDREHVEKKFVL, from the exons ATGAG GTATATACTGTTCCTTTTCTTCTTTCCTCTGATTTACTGCAATTCAGTAGATGCTTTGAGACGTAAATCGATAAGAGATGTTAGTAATGGCCcgcaaacaaataaaaacacgcGGAGAGGACCTAACTTGACACCAACTAGGTTACTTAATAAGCCATCTGTTCCAAAGACACCCAACCTACAACCGAGTGAAa AAGTCGGCAGGAGTTGTGTGACTCACAACAATGTCAACGGAGAATGTGTGTCGTATTATCTGTGTGATGAAAACAGCACGATAATTGACGACGGAACTGACCTCCTTGATTTGAG AGACGGCAGCAGAAGCTGCAGTCACTATTTAGAAGTTTGCTGTGAACTGGGTAATATACAAGACAGTGGAGATAACACAGCCTCCGTAGATATTTCTAACGAAAATACTTTCGAAAGTACTCCTACTGTACCAAACCCAACTACTCCCACCATACAAACTCCAGTAATCCACCCAGTTTTGCAGCATCCCCTCACCAACGTCACAATACCGAACAATCCTTTAGCTAAACCATCCATCTTATCCAGTCCTGATGCGAATGAGAGTCAAA TATCTAGATCTGAATGTGGCTGGAGTAATATAGAAATGAGCCCATACAAACCGAAGAATCCCGATTTTCGACCCACTGACATTACCAGTGCATTTTATGGCGAATATCCATTCGTGGTCGCTGTTATGTT AAGGGGCGATAGTGACGTTTGGTCGTCAAAGTATTACGTCGGCGGCGGCGCTTTGATACACCATAGAGTCGTGTTAACAACCGCTCACTTTATTGAAAAGCTACAAGCCGAACAG TTGAAATGCCGCGCTGGCGAATATGACGTGCAAACAGTAAAAGAACAATATCCCCACCAAGAGAGGAATgtcaataaagttattatacaCGAAAATTACTACAGAA CTTCTCTATACAACGACATTGCTCTATTGTTTTTGGACACTGAATTCACAGCAGCGGCAAATATTGGTATAGCCTGCTTGGCATCCGTCTTTCCCTCAGTAGAGGATTGCTACTCTATGGGCTGGGGACGAGACGTGCCGATCGAAAGACGGGGAAATTTCGTTAAGGTGCTGAAAAAG GTCCCACTTCCTCTTGTAAGCGCAAAAGAATGTCAAAATATGCTAAGGACGAATTCTCGTCTTGGTCCATTCTTTGAACTCCACAACTCGCTGACTTGCGCCGGCGGTCTAAGCATGGTCGACACCTGCACAGGTGACGGTGGCTCCCCACTAGTTTGTGCTGTGAAA acaACAGGTATTGAAAAACGATATGTTGTGACCGGTCTTGTGGCCTACGGGCTCGGGTGTGGCAAGGAAGGTATACCTGGAGTCTACGTGAACATCCCACACTTGTTCAGCTGGGTGACAAACCAGCTCGATCGGGAACACGTTGAgaagaaatttgttttataa